The Grimontia kaedaensis genome has a window encoding:
- a CDS encoding pyridoxal-phosphate dependent enzyme, which produces MKLSQTPVTQHCFEGFSFFLKRDDQLHPHFSGNKARKLMALLELEEKKITRLIGYGSPQANSLLSLAALANIKGWQLEFYVDRIPDWLKDSPVGNYRIALELGAEVIAVSELTDEPIHPHDYIQANRLGEGYLYVPEGGRSPIAEQGVAKLAQEILSWMQSRQENSVCVALPSGTGTTALFLYKHLKAHGIEVLTCPCVGGKDYLVQQFEELGESCFPTVLEAPSKHHFGKLYLHDYQTWKRLLQQTGVEFDLLYDPLMWRCLSEWLPENKDKTLLYVHQGGIIGNESMLPRYQRKYGQ; this is translated from the coding sequence ATGAAACTTTCTCAAACACCCGTTACGCAACATTGCTTTGAAGGCTTTTCCTTCTTTCTTAAACGAGACGACCAGTTGCACCCACATTTTTCAGGTAACAAAGCGCGCAAATTGATGGCGCTATTGGAACTGGAAGAAAAGAAAATTACCCGTCTGATTGGTTACGGCTCGCCGCAGGCGAACTCGCTGTTATCGCTTGCAGCGTTGGCCAATATCAAAGGCTGGCAATTGGAGTTTTATGTTGATCGAATCCCTGATTGGTTGAAAGATAGTCCCGTTGGAAATTATCGGATAGCGTTGGAACTGGGCGCGGAAGTGATTGCGGTTTCGGAGTTAACTGATGAGCCAATTCATCCTCACGACTACATTCAAGCTAACAGGCTTGGTGAAGGATATTTGTATGTTCCGGAGGGAGGGCGTTCCCCGATAGCAGAGCAGGGTGTCGCGAAGCTGGCGCAAGAGATCCTTAGCTGGATGCAATCCAGACAGGAGAACAGTGTTTGTGTGGCGTTGCCGTCAGGAACGGGCACTACCGCACTATTTCTATACAAGCATCTTAAAGCTCATGGTATTGAAGTACTGACATGCCCTTGTGTCGGTGGGAAAGACTATTTGGTTCAGCAGTTTGAAGAACTGGGCGAGTCGTGCTTTCCAACGGTTTTAGAAGCGCCGTCAAAGCATCATTTTGGAAAGTTGTACCTTCACGATTACCAAACGTGGAAAAGGCTGCTGCAACAGACTGGCGTTGAATTTGATTTATTGTACGACCCATTGATGTGGCGATGCCTGAGCGAGTGGTTACCGGAAAACAAGGACAAGACGCTGCTCTATGTCCACCAAGGTGGCATTATTGGCAATGAGAGTATGTTGCCGAGATACCAGCGAAAGTATGGTCAGTAA
- a CDS encoding c-type cytochrome — MFRFVFAILLGFISFQSSADDRKLEFILKDGQQVLFEKTVGIDQMQASAAQRSLSFQSPVYNKPMTYEALSFKDVASLAGVDFSKVEEIKFVALDGFVATWTKGTTKSPLVVVTGEQGTEGKFTDIGEGKETLNPGPFYVMTTDPKEYNNWIWPFQVYKIAFNYQAPKPDYYPTGAEDLPIIMAGYNAFKSTCISCHSINLEGGDIGPELNIPKNITEYRDIEYLKAFIKNPNSYRAKSRMLKFEHLSDQQLNELIEYMAYMGSLKMLDKINE, encoded by the coding sequence ATGTTCAGGTTCGTTTTTGCAATATTGCTAGGTTTTATTTCGTTCCAAAGTTCAGCAGATGACCGAAAGTTAGAATTCATTCTCAAAGATGGACAGCAGGTACTCTTTGAGAAAACAGTAGGCATTGATCAGATGCAAGCATCAGCAGCTCAGCGCTCACTGTCGTTTCAGTCTCCCGTTTACAACAAGCCAATGACCTACGAAGCTCTATCCTTTAAAGATGTTGCAAGTCTGGCAGGCGTTGACTTCAGCAAAGTAGAAGAGATCAAGTTTGTAGCATTAGATGGATTTGTGGCAACTTGGACCAAAGGCACAACGAAAAGCCCGTTGGTCGTGGTGACTGGCGAGCAAGGTACTGAAGGAAAGTTCACCGACATTGGTGAAGGCAAAGAAACGCTCAATCCTGGACCTTTTTACGTCATGACAACAGACCCAAAAGAATACAATAATTGGATATGGCCTTTTCAGGTTTATAAGATAGCATTCAATTATCAAGCACCAAAGCCAGATTATTATCCTACGGGTGCAGAAGATCTGCCAATTATTATGGCGGGATACAATGCATTCAAATCAACATGTATTTCATGTCATTCAATTAACTTAGAGGGCGGTGATATAGGCCCGGAATTAAATATCCCTAAAAACATTACAGAGTATAGGGATATTGAATATTTAAAGGCATTTATTAAGAACCCGAACTCATATCGGGCCAAATCTAGAATGCTGAAGTTTGAACACCTATCTGACCAGCAATTGAATGAGCTCATCGAATATATGGCTTATATGGGCTCTTTGAAAATGCTTGATAAGATTAACGAGTAA
- a CDS encoding redoxin domain-containing protein, producing the protein MSSVLSGQTFKLTASEWLNTERPIELNEYLGKVVVIYVFQMLCPGCISHGLPLAKNIQSTFSDLGVQVIGLHSVFEHHDVMTPDALRAFIHEYRIKFPVAIDQPSEYNPIPKTMDRYQFGGTPTLLILDQHGKLRVNHFGMLSDLQVGGLIGSLLEERANAEAASETVSTRRQDGKAVDDRYGCDEYGCKV; encoded by the coding sequence ATGTCGAGTGTATTATCCGGTCAGACTTTCAAGCTGACCGCTAGTGAATGGTTGAATACGGAGCGACCCATCGAACTTAATGAATATCTGGGGAAAGTCGTTGTCATCTATGTATTTCAAATGCTGTGCCCTGGTTGTATTTCTCATGGACTGCCACTGGCAAAGAACATTCAGAGCACATTCTCAGACTTAGGCGTTCAGGTCATTGGTCTGCATTCTGTTTTTGAGCATCACGATGTGATGACCCCTGATGCATTGCGAGCGTTTATCCATGAATATCGTATTAAGTTTCCCGTAGCGATTGATCAACCGAGTGAGTACAACCCAATCCCAAAGACCATGGACCGTTATCAGTTTGGTGGAACGCCGACGCTTCTCATTCTGGATCAGCATGGAAAACTCAGGGTAAACCATTTTGGTATGCTGAGCGATTTGCAGGTGGGTGGGCTCATTGGTTCATTGCTGGAAGAAAGAGCAAACGCTGAGGCAGCAAGTGAGACTGTGAGCACTCGTCGCCAGGACGGTAAGGCTGTCGATGATCGCTATGGGTGTGACGAGTATGGTTGTAAGGTGTAA
- the catB gene encoding type B chloramphenicol O-acetyltransferase, giving the protein MNYFESPFVGKPIAEQITNPNIIVGRHSYYSGYYHGHNFDDCARYLIHNRDDVDKLIIGNFCSVGSGAVFMMAGNQGHRSDWVSTFPFFYQDNENFAGAEDGFSRAGDTVIGNDVWIGSEAMIMAGVNIGDGAIIASRALVTKDVAPYEVVGSNPAKHIKFRFGEAEIQMLLEMQWWNWSDEQLKGCMDLICSSEIEGLYKYWQTSVSE; this is encoded by the coding sequence ATGAACTATTTCGAGTCCCCTTTTGTCGGTAAGCCCATCGCCGAGCAGATTACCAATCCAAATATTATCGTAGGCAGACATAGTTACTACTCGGGTTATTACCATGGGCACAACTTTGATGACTGCGCCCGTTACCTGATACATAACCGCGACGATGTCGACAAACTGATTATCGGTAACTTCTGCTCCGTAGGCTCCGGCGCTGTATTTATGATGGCGGGCAACCAAGGTCACAGATCGGACTGGGTCAGTACCTTCCCCTTTTTCTATCAGGACAATGAGAACTTTGCCGGTGCCGAAGACGGTTTCAGCCGTGCGGGAGATACTGTGATTGGTAATGATGTGTGGATAGGTTCAGAAGCCATGATTATGGCAGGCGTGAACATTGGAGACGGCGCCATCATCGCCAGCCGTGCTTTGGTGACGAAAGACGTCGCACCTTACGAAGTGGTGGGCTCTAACCCTGCTAAACACATCAAATTCCGGTTCGGTGAGGCTGAAATTCAAATGCTACTAGAAATGCAGTGGTGGAACTGGAGCGATGAACAACTGAAGGGCTGTATGGATTTGATCTGCTCTTCAGAGATTGAGGGGCTATACAAATACTGGCAGACAAGTGTTTCCGAGTAG
- the phnP gene encoding phosphonate metabolism protein PhnP: protein MLRVTLLGTGAAGGVPLYGCECAACQRAIEHTAFERKPCSAMVEWGKGSARERLLIDAGLMDLHERFPAGTYHGFLLTHFHVDHVQGLFHLRWGKPSPIPVWCPDDEQGCADLLKHSGCLRFLPEMNHGDVVNINGLRVTPLQLKHSRPTVGYLLEYGPKSIAYLTDTDGLPAQTLDFLASLTQLDALILDCSFPPEHEGSNHGNVEVARQVYEKLQPKELIITHIGHELDCWLMDNDIPDWMEIGREGMEI from the coding sequence ATGTTACGAGTGACCTTGCTAGGAACAGGGGCGGCAGGGGGGGTTCCCCTGTATGGATGTGAATGTGCCGCATGTCAAAGAGCCATAGAACACACTGCATTTGAACGAAAACCCTGTTCTGCCATGGTAGAATGGGGAAAAGGAAGCGCCCGGGAGAGATTATTAATTGATGCAGGCCTGATGGATTTACATGAACGTTTTCCTGCGGGTACTTACCATGGCTTCCTGCTGACCCATTTCCACGTTGATCATGTACAAGGGCTTTTTCATTTGAGATGGGGCAAGCCCTCTCCTATTCCTGTGTGGTGTCCGGACGACGAACAAGGCTGCGCGGATCTTCTCAAGCACTCAGGTTGCCTCAGGTTCCTGCCAGAGATGAATCATGGCGATGTGGTGAATATTAATGGGCTTCGCGTCACCCCGCTTCAACTTAAACACTCCAGGCCGACAGTGGGTTACCTGCTGGAATATGGGCCAAAGAGTATCGCGTATCTGACTGATACCGACGGGTTACCAGCCCAAACACTTGATTTCCTTGCCTCACTAACTCAATTGGACGCGTTGATTCTTGATTGTTCGTTTCCGCCTGAACATGAGGGATCAAACCATGGGAACGTTGAAGTAGCTCGCCAGGTTTATGAAAAGCTGCAACCGAAAGAACTCATCATCACTCATATCGGCCATGAGCTTGATTGTTGGTTAATGGATAACGATATCCCTGATTGGATGGAAATAGGTAGGGAAGGGATGGAGATATAA